The Thermoclostridium stercorarium subsp. stercorarium DSM 8532 genome contains a region encoding:
- a CDS encoding ABC transporter substrate-binding protein, protein MKRFIVLLITAVVILSLTACGRTGQQTPSTTVTPTAPPQTGTGSGSKPYDVKANLRIIWWGSQTRHDYTLAAIDVFEKKYPNITLTAEFTAWDSYWEKLAAMSASKNLPDIIQQDYKYITSYTNNNLIIDLFPYVERGVIDLSNCPEATWSGGIVNDKLVAINLGMNTHCVMIDKDIFDKAGIPIPEDTWTIKEYQEICDKLVAMKDQLGIDYADQSSKNAFNEQIQFAFREKGLWFYNQDGSESFGWDKETGKQIIVELLKREKENIEKKRTAPLAVREENEVNGPESGLIVKGKVAMNSGNWSNQAKSISNAAGKKFVLVALPSETTKKMQYMKPSQFFSVSSNSKYPEQAAFFISEFINNIEMNYELKGERGVPISDKVREALAATFEPDSIDKAVFDYVGRIAPIANDIWKPEPNANAAIIVLYQNMLKNVVDEGMDPEQAFEIFYEQAMIEFEMAK, encoded by the coding sequence ATGAAAAGGTTTATTGTTTTGTTAATTACTGCAGTGGTTATATTGTCTTTAACAGCATGCGGAAGGACGGGACAGCAGACTCCGTCAACAACCGTCACTCCGACTGCACCGCCTCAGACGGGCACAGGCAGCGGAAGTAAGCCATATGATGTAAAAGCCAACCTGAGGATTATCTGGTGGGGCTCGCAGACGAGGCATGATTATACTCTGGCGGCAATTGATGTTTTTGAGAAAAAATATCCTAATATAACCTTGACGGCTGAATTCACCGCGTGGGATTCATATTGGGAGAAACTGGCCGCAATGTCTGCTTCAAAAAATCTTCCTGATATTATACAGCAGGACTACAAATATATTACAAGCTATACAAACAATAACCTGATTATTGATTTATTCCCGTATGTTGAAAGAGGAGTAATAGATTTAAGCAATTGCCCTGAAGCCACATGGTCGGGCGGGATTGTTAATGACAAACTTGTTGCAATAAACCTCGGAATGAATACCCATTGCGTAATGATTGACAAAGATATTTTCGACAAAGCCGGAATACCAATCCCGGAAGATACATGGACAATTAAAGAATATCAGGAGATATGCGACAAACTTGTGGCAATGAAGGATCAACTTGGCATAGACTATGCCGATCAGTCCAGCAAAAACGCATTTAATGAACAAATTCAGTTTGCATTCCGTGAAAAGGGGCTGTGGTTCTACAACCAGGACGGTTCGGAATCCTTCGGCTGGGATAAGGAAACGGGAAAGCAGATTATTGTCGAGTTATTAAAACGTGAGAAGGAAAATATTGAAAAGAAGAGAACTGCACCTTTGGCAGTGCGTGAAGAGAATGAAGTCAACGGTCCTGAATCGGGGCTCATTGTAAAGGGAAAGGTAGCCATGAATTCGGGTAACTGGTCCAACCAGGCAAAGTCGATTTCCAATGCTGCAGGCAAGAAATTCGTGCTTGTCGCACTGCCCAGCGAAACAACTAAAAAGATGCAGTATATGAAACCCTCACAGTTCTTCTCAGTTTCTTCAAACTCTAAATATCCTGAACAGGCTGCATTCTTTATCAGTGAATTTATTAACAACATCGAAATGAACTATGAGCTGAAGGGTGAACGGGGAGTGCCCATTTCCGACAAGGTGCGTGAAGCCCTGGCAGCAACCTTTGAGCCTGATTCAATTGACAAGGCTGTGTTCGATTATGTCGGAAGAATTGCTCCCATTGCCAACGACATATGGAAACCTGAACCCAATGCAAATGCAGCTATTATAGTGCTGTATCAGAACATGCTGAAGAACGTTGTGGACGAAGGAATGGATCCCGAACAGGCCTTTGAAATATTCTACGAACAGGCAATGATTGAATTTGAAATGGCAAAATAA
- a CDS encoding carbohydrate ABC transporter permease — protein MKNKSSEVMAKKARKRSFRDIIYHENTVGYVFISLFIVGFLVFTVYPLLSSLYLSFTKYSGLGTPEWIGLLNYKRMFTMDPRYIKSLKVTFVYVFIYVPLRLIFALLVAMLFKGGGRIIAAYRTIYYLPSVIGGSVAVAVIWRQLWGYGGIMNQLMIKLGLMEEQFSFIASKDTALMTIIVLAVWQFGSPMLVFLAGLKDIPASLYEAATVDGANNWQKFWKITLPSLTPIIFFNLVNQLISGFMAFTQAYIITRGGPNDATMLYVVYLYEKSFTTFQMGYGSAMAWVLIVIVAILTAILFATQDKWVYYENK, from the coding sequence ATGAAAAATAAAAGTTCCGAAGTGATGGCAAAAAAGGCCAGAAAACGCTCATTTCGTGACATAATATATCATGAAAATACCGTAGGCTATGTTTTCATTTCTTTGTTTATTGTAGGTTTTTTAGTTTTTACCGTTTACCCGCTGCTGTCATCCCTTTATTTGTCATTCACGAAATACAGCGGTCTGGGAACACCCGAATGGATAGGGCTTTTGAACTATAAACGGATGTTTACGATGGACCCCAGGTATATAAAGTCTTTGAAAGTAACCTTTGTTTACGTATTTATCTATGTCCCCCTGAGGCTGATATTTGCGTTGCTTGTGGCAATGCTGTTCAAGGGCGGTGGCCGGATTATTGCAGCATACCGCACGATTTATTATTTGCCGTCGGTAATCGGCGGTTCTGTTGCCGTTGCTGTTATCTGGCGCCAGTTATGGGGATATGGCGGAATTATGAATCAGCTGATGATTAAATTGGGGCTTATGGAGGAACAGTTTTCCTTTATAGCAAGCAAGGATACTGCGCTTATGACAATAATCGTGCTTGCGGTATGGCAATTTGGTTCTCCGATGCTGGTTTTCCTCGCGGGGCTTAAGGATATTCCCGCCAGCCTGTATGAAGCTGCCACGGTTGACGGAGCCAACAACTGGCAGAAATTCTGGAAAATAACTCTCCCGAGCCTGACTCCGATTATTTTCTTCAACCTGGTCAATCAGCTGATATCAGGTTTTATGGCGTTCACACAGGCTTATATTATTACAAGAGGCGGACCGAACGATGCAACGATGCTGTATGTTGTATACCTGTACGAAAAATCGTTCACAACATTCCAGATGGGATACGGTTCGGCAATGGCCTGGGTATTGATTGTCATAGTTGCTATTTTGACGGCGATACTGTTTGCTACCCAGGATAAATGGGTTTATTACGAAAACAAATAG
- a CDS encoding carbohydrate ABC transporter permease yields the protein MSYRTKKIIGKILFHVLVTLSCILMIYPLLYMVFGSFKTQQDIFQNPTSLFPKEWYFRNYINGWKGFGGTTFATFFKNSIIITVIAVIGQVTSSAIIAYGFGRCRFKGRSVWFSVMIVMMLMPAQVLIIPQYIMFNSFGWVNTWLPLVVPGFFGYPFFIFLIYQFIRRIPVELDESAYIDGCSKYSIFGRIILPLIKPALITAMIFATYWKWDDFFGPMIYLTDIDKYTISVALKMFTDPSAQSDWGAAYAMSVLSLVPVIIIFFSFQKYLVEGISTTGIKG from the coding sequence ATGTCGTACAGAACAAAGAAGATAATCGGAAAAATACTGTTTCATGTTTTGGTAACGCTTTCCTGCATTTTAATGATATATCCGCTGTTGTATATGGTGTTCGGCTCATTCAAGACCCAGCAGGATATCTTTCAGAACCCTACTTCTTTGTTTCCGAAAGAGTGGTATTTCAGAAATTATATAAACGGATGGAAGGGTTTTGGAGGTACCACCTTTGCAACTTTCTTTAAAAATTCAATTATTATCACGGTCATTGCAGTAATAGGCCAGGTAACGTCATCAGCTATTATTGCCTACGGCTTCGGAAGGTGCAGGTTTAAAGGCAGGTCAGTCTGGTTTTCGGTAATGATTGTGATGATGCTGATGCCGGCGCAGGTGCTGATAATCCCGCAGTATATAATGTTTAATTCCTTTGGCTGGGTAAATACATGGCTTCCGCTTGTAGTACCCGGGTTTTTCGGATACCCGTTTTTTATTTTCCTGATTTATCAGTTCATCAGAAGAATTCCGGTGGAACTGGACGAATCGGCATATATAGACGGGTGTTCAAAGTACAGTATTTTCGGCAGAATTATATTGCCGCTTATAAAACCGGCGCTGATAACGGCGATGATTTTCGCAACCTACTGGAAATGGGATGATTTCTTCGGGCCGATGATTTATCTGACTGACATTGATAAGTATACGATATCGGTCGCGTTAAAGATGTTTACCGATCCTTCGGCCCAGTCGGACTGGGGTGCGGCATATGCAATGTCGGTGCTGTCTCTGGTGCCCGTTATAATTATATTCTTTTCATTCCAGAAGTATCTGGTTGAGGGTATAAGCACCACCGGCATTAAAGGTTGA
- a CDS encoding amidohydrolase family protein, giving the protein MRIIDAHVHVIQNIAGFGAKGELRAIGNGQAIWSTGDIINLIPPELGEYDVTPEAVIKFMDQNNIEKAVLLQGSFYGFQNHYTYQAIQKYPDRFTGAATYDPFCLEKDKIRDYLFNKLGFKIVKFEVSTGSGLMSYHGRIDLGGEIMDEVFSDANERNLVFVIDIGRPGSLSFQVDKLRNAILRYPEMKFVVCHLLAPGLNDEKVVTDELKKLNLPNVWFDLAALPSNVRPEKYPYPTAQQYLKTAKEIVGADRLIFGSDIPSVLTRDSYMNLVDYIMLSDVFTDSEKEKVFFRNAEQVYFGG; this is encoded by the coding sequence ATGAGAATAATAGATGCCCATGTACATGTGATACAGAATATTGCAGGTTTCGGTGCAAAGGGTGAGCTCAGGGCCATAGGAAACGGCCAGGCAATATGGTCGACAGGGGATATAATAAACCTGATCCCGCCTGAACTTGGTGAGTACGATGTTACCCCTGAAGCCGTTATAAAATTTATGGATCAGAACAATATTGAAAAAGCCGTTTTGCTTCAGGGTTCGTTTTATGGTTTTCAGAACCATTACACCTACCAGGCAATTCAGAAATATCCCGACAGGTTTACCGGCGCCGCCACCTACGATCCTTTCTGTCTTGAAAAGGATAAAATACGGGATTATTTGTTCAACAAACTTGGCTTCAAAATTGTCAAGTTTGAGGTAAGCACAGGATCAGGCCTTATGAGCTACCACGGCAGGATTGATTTGGGCGGCGAAATAATGGATGAGGTGTTCAGTGACGCTAATGAGAGAAACCTTGTTTTCGTAATAGACATCGGCAGGCCCGGTTCTTTGAGTTTTCAGGTGGATAAGCTGAGAAATGCGATATTGCGCTATCCGGAAATGAAATTTGTGGTATGCCATCTTCTTGCGCCGGGTCTTAACGATGAAAAAGTTGTGACCGACGAACTTAAGAAACTGAATCTTCCAAATGTGTGGTTTGACCTTGCGGCACTGCCTTCAAACGTAAGGCCTGAAAAATACCCGTATCCTACAGCGCAGCAGTACCTTAAAACAGCGAAGGAAATTGTGGGCGCAGACCGGCTGATATTTGGTTCCGACATTCCGTCTGTACTGACAAGGGACAGTTATATGAATCTGGTTGATTATATAATGCTGTCGGACGTGTTTACCGATTCCGAAAAGGAAAAGGTGTTTTTCAGGAATGCCGAGCAGGTATATTTTGGAGGATAA
- a CDS encoding glycosyltransferase family 2 protein translates to MALPLVSIIVPVYNAEKTLVRCVNSILKQQYQNTEIILVNDGSTDNSLSICREYEKMDSRIKVIDKPNTGVSDTRNIGMAHASGEYFQFVDSDDWISENATKVLVDRILETNCDMVISGFYRVINGKKSEKGHIPDNKVMDKKEFISHMMKAPANFYYGVMWNKLYRADIIKAHRITCCTDLNWCEDFLFNLDYIRYSESFASLNIPIYYYVKTKNSLVEKQCTLKNIISMKIKLFESYKELFESTELYEQNRAQIRKFFIAYAKDGGLGYGDTYFFENCINLLRRRKSG, encoded by the coding sequence ATGGCATTACCACTTGTCAGTATTATAGTTCCTGTATACAATGCGGAAAAGACACTGGTCCGTTGTGTTAACAGTATTTTGAAACAGCAGTATCAAAATACCGAAATAATTCTTGTTAATGACGGAAGTACCGATAACAGCCTTTCAATATGCAGGGAATATGAGAAAATGGATTCGAGAATAAAAGTAATAGACAAGCCGAACACCGGGGTTTCGGATACCAGAAACATCGGTATGGCTCATGCTTCGGGAGAATATTTCCAGTTTGTTGACAGTGACGACTGGATTAGTGAAAATGCTACAAAAGTTTTGGTGGACAGGATTCTTGAAACTAACTGTGATATGGTTATATCGGGCTTTTACCGGGTAATTAACGGGAAAAAATCCGAAAAAGGCCATATTCCGGACAATAAGGTTATGGACAAAAAAGAATTCATTTCCCACATGATGAAAGCACCCGCAAATTTTTATTACGGTGTTATGTGGAATAAACTGTACCGGGCGGACATAATAAAGGCACACAGAATAACATGTTGCACCGATTTGAACTGGTGCGAGGATTTCCTGTTTAACCTCGATTACATAAGATACTCGGAATCCTTTGCTTCTCTGAATATTCCCATTTATTACTATGTTAAGACCAAAAACAGTCTTGTGGAAAAACAGTGCACTCTCAAGAATATAATAAGTATGAAAATAAAGCTTTTTGAATCCTACAAGGAGTTGTTTGAGAGCACCGAATTATATGAACAGAACAGAGCGCAGATAAGGAAATTTTTTATTGCGTATGCCAAAGACGGCGGACTGGGCTATGGCGACACATATTTCTTTGAAAACTGTATAAATCTTTTAAGGAGAAGAAAAAGCGGTTAA
- a CDS encoding flavin reductase family protein translates to MAAKFVKISPQDIRDNPFKAIGDEWMLVTAGSLGSYNTMTASWGGLGVLWGKNIAFCVIRPTRYTYEFMEKADTFTLCFFDGKYKKALSFCGTHSGRDYDKARETGLTAAETENGSVYFNEARLVLECKKLYYDDINPRNFVDPEIDSHYPDKDYHRMYVGEIINVLKKADDTE, encoded by the coding sequence ATGGCTGCAAAATTTGTAAAAATATCGCCGCAGGATATAAGGGACAATCCGTTTAAAGCAATAGGAGACGAATGGATGCTTGTTACTGCCGGAAGTCTCGGCTCATACAACACAATGACTGCCAGTTGGGGCGGGTTAGGGGTGCTTTGGGGCAAAAACATAGCCTTCTGCGTGATAAGACCCACCCGTTACACTTATGAATTTATGGAAAAGGCCGACACTTTCACACTGTGCTTCTTTGACGGAAAATATAAAAAAGCACTGAGTTTTTGCGGCACACATTCAGGAAGAGATTATGACAAAGCCAGGGAAACCGGGCTTACCGCCGCCGAAACCGAAAATGGATCGGTTTATTTCAATGAAGCAAGGCTGGTCCTTGAATGCAAAAAATTATATTATGATGACATAAACCCCCGTAATTTTGTTGACCCGGAGATAGATTCCCATTATCCTGACAAGGACTATCACAGAATGTATGTCGGCGAAATTATAAACGTACTAAAAAAAGCCGATGACACGGAATGA
- a CDS encoding PaaI family thioesterase, with amino-acid sequence MDSNIMHTVCNDRFAKYIGAEIVKAEPGYAVVEMEITDNHMNGLNIVQAIFTLADFAFAAASNNNGIVTVGVNANISYLKSPEGSRLTAVARELKAGRKICHYDVEVNDGNADLVAKVHFTGYRKK; translated from the coding sequence ATGGATTCAAATATAATGCATACTGTATGTAACGACAGATTTGCGAAATACATCGGAGCTGAAATTGTGAAAGCTGAGCCTGGATATGCCGTGGTAGAAATGGAAATTACCGACAATCACATGAACGGTCTGAACATCGTTCAAGCTATTTTTACGCTGGCAGATTTCGCATTTGCAGCAGCTTCAAATAATAACGGAATTGTTACCGTGGGGGTTAACGCAAACATATCATATTTAAAATCCCCGGAGGGGTCACGTCTTACAGCTGTGGCAAGGGAACTGAAGGCAGGCAGGAAAATATGCCATTATGATGTGGAAGTGAACGACGGAAACGCCGATTTGGTGGCAAAGGTCCATTTTACAGGATACAGGAAGAAATAA
- a CDS encoding LacI family DNA-binding transcriptional regulator: MKKTKVSIRDIARECNVSVATVSRVINNSGAVREETRKLVQSVIEKYNYRPNELARGLYTQRTKSIGVILPEITNHFFAKVFLEIEKAAIEYGQTVFLCNTMSDNALQDFYTMRLSEKQVDGLILLGGRVNETVTNVQYVKLLKNVIYPTPVVIINGKLDNYYDNCASVSSDEYEAMFQAVDYLTGLGHKKIGFLGGIRGIMSTDIKLNALEKAKDLYDFTMKDEWIKLSSYTYQGGVEAMLKLLKEKELPTAIISINDEVAAGVINTCISEGYKVPEDFSVLGFDNSSISMITMPKLTTLSHPYMELGSMAVDFLNNMINDKPMKGITNISLKMDLVERESCSVPRKW; encoded by the coding sequence ATGAAAAAGACAAAAGTTTCAATAAGAGATATAGCCAGGGAATGTAACGTCTCGGTTGCAACGGTTTCACGGGTGATAAACAACAGCGGAGCGGTCAGGGAAGAAACGCGTAAGCTGGTGCAGAGCGTTATAGAAAAATACAATTACAGACCCAATGAGCTGGCCAGGGGGTTGTATACCCAGCGAACAAAATCCATAGGAGTGATACTTCCTGAAATAACCAACCACTTTTTCGCTAAGGTTTTTCTGGAAATAGAGAAGGCGGCGATAGAATACGGCCAGACGGTTTTTCTGTGCAATACAATGAGTGATAACGCTTTACAGGACTTTTACACTATGAGACTGAGTGAAAAACAGGTGGACGGACTGATACTTCTTGGAGGCCGTGTCAACGAAACGGTAACCAATGTTCAGTATGTTAAATTGCTTAAAAACGTAATTTATCCCACGCCCGTTGTGATAATAAACGGAAAACTGGACAATTATTACGATAACTGTGCATCAGTGAGTTCCGATGAATATGAGGCGATGTTTCAGGCAGTTGACTATTTAACCGGTTTGGGGCACAAAAAAATCGGTTTCCTCGGTGGCATTCGGGGTATTATGTCCACCGATATTAAGCTGAATGCGCTGGAAAAGGCCAAAGATTTGTATGATTTTACTATGAAGGATGAATGGATTAAATTAAGCAGCTATACATATCAGGGCGGCGTGGAGGCAATGCTGAAACTTTTGAAAGAAAAAGAACTGCCCACCGCCATAATATCCATTAACGACGAAGTAGCGGCAGGTGTGATAAATACCTGTATTTCTGAGGGATATAAGGTGCCTGAGGATTTTTCGGTTTTGGGTTTTGACAATAGTTCCATTTCAATGATAACAATGCCAAAGCTTACTACATTGTCTCACCCGTATATGGAACTTGGATCCATGGCTGTGGATTTTCTGAATAACATGATTAATGATAAGCCTATGAAAGGTATTACAAATATCAGTCTGAAAATGGACCTTGTTGAAAGAGAGTCCTGCTCAGTTCCGAGAAAATGGTAG
- a CDS encoding ABC transporter permease, with product MKGKIKRIIKKRTLLFMCIPAIVYFFVFSYLPLPGVWLAFVRYNYKDGIFRSPFVGLDNFRFLVLSGQLWTLTRNTILYNLAFIITGNILQVTVAILFNEMVGRRLSIYKKISQSIMFLPYFISSVVIGVFAYNLLNVQTGFINSLLKQAGRNTINFYSIPEIWPFIIVLAYLWQNTGYGSIVYFAAIMGIDSEMLEASEIDGANAFQRIRYIILPCLKPTFVILLLFALGGIMKGNFGLFYNLTGANNMALFETTDIIETFVFRSLNVNFNFSMGSAVGLYQSLFGFILVMTVNTIVKKIDPEYSLF from the coding sequence ATGAAGGGAAAAATTAAAAGAATAATTAAAAAGCGTACTCTCCTCTTCATGTGTATACCTGCGATAGTTTACTTCTTTGTATTTTCCTATCTTCCGCTGCCCGGTGTGTGGCTTGCTTTTGTACGTTATAACTACAAAGACGGAATTTTCCGAAGTCCGTTCGTAGGGCTTGATAATTTCAGATTTCTGGTGTTATCCGGACAATTATGGACTTTGACGAGAAACACCATACTTTATAATTTGGCGTTTATCATTACCGGAAACATACTGCAGGTCACTGTTGCCATTCTGTTTAATGAAATGGTGGGGAGAAGACTCAGTATATACAAGAAAATATCTCAGAGCATTATGTTCTTGCCGTACTTTATTTCGTCGGTGGTTATAGGCGTTTTTGCGTACAATTTACTGAATGTGCAGACAGGTTTTATAAATTCACTTCTAAAACAGGCAGGGCGAAATACCATCAATTTTTATTCAATACCGGAAATATGGCCATTCATTATAGTTCTTGCTTATCTCTGGCAGAACACCGGATATGGTTCCATTGTATACTTCGCGGCGATAATGGGGATAGACTCAGAGATGTTGGAGGCCAGTGAGATCGATGGTGCAAATGCTTTTCAGCGTATACGTTACATAATTCTTCCGTGCCTGAAACCCACCTTCGTGATTCTTCTGCTTTTTGCACTGGGCGGAATAATGAAGGGGAATTTCGGACTGTTTTACAACCTTACCGGGGCAAACAACATGGCACTTTTTGAGACAACCGACATAATAGAAACCTTTGTGTTCAGATCACTGAACGTTAATTTTAACTTTTCGATGGGAAGTGCCGTTGGGTTGTATCAGTCTCTGTTCGGGTTCATTCTTGTGATGACCGTTAACACAATAGTAAAGAAGATTGACCCCGAATATTCATTGTTTTAG
- a CDS encoding carbohydrate ABC transporter permease, producing the protein MQNNINSDILAGIDARKYQGAHKVVDKSQKVVQATGVIITGIMTILCLLPFLLIISASFTEEKSITLYGFSLIPRALSVNAYRLIFQNPKQILGSYAVTVGMTVVGTAIGLFIIAMTGYALQRPDFPLRNAISFYIYFTTLFSGGLIPFYLLVTQVLKLKDSYLAVLLPLMMSPWLIILMKNFLKSVPHSITESATIDGAGDFYIFLKIILPTAKPALATVGLFLALSYWNEWYNSMLFLSSKVIYKPLQLFLYNTVNEAKYIRDSAAASNIPVVDIPMESMKMATAVIATGPIIFAYPFVQKYFIQGITIGAVKG; encoded by the coding sequence ATGCAGAACAACATAAATTCCGATATTTTAGCGGGTATTGATGCGCGGAAATATCAGGGGGCTCATAAAGTTGTAGACAAATCCCAGAAGGTTGTCCAGGCTACAGGGGTTATTATTACCGGAATCATGACAATATTATGCTTGCTTCCGTTTCTGCTCATAATTTCCGCTTCTTTTACAGAAGAAAAAAGCATCACATTATACGGTTTTTCGCTTATACCGAGGGCTTTGAGTGTCAATGCATACAGATTGATATTCCAGAATCCGAAGCAGATTTTGGGTTCCTATGCGGTGACTGTTGGAATGACAGTTGTCGGAACTGCTATAGGGCTGTTTATTATAGCCATGACGGGTTATGCGCTGCAAAGGCCTGATTTTCCGTTAAGAAACGCAATATCCTTTTACATATACTTTACAACACTCTTTTCAGGCGGATTAATTCCATTTTACCTGCTGGTGACACAGGTTTTGAAACTCAAGGACAGTTATCTGGCGGTGCTTCTGCCTCTTATGATGTCACCGTGGCTGATAATCCTTATGAAAAACTTTTTAAAATCCGTTCCTCATTCCATAACTGAATCAGCTACCATTGACGGTGCAGGTGATTTTTACATATTCCTGAAGATAATTCTTCCTACTGCCAAACCAGCCCTGGCGACTGTCGGCCTGTTTCTCGCTCTTTCATACTGGAACGAATGGTATAATTCAATGCTTTTCCTCTCGAGTAAAGTGATTTACAAACCACTGCAGCTGTTTTTGTACAACACTGTAAATGAAGCAAAGTATATCAGGGATTCAGCCGCAGCTTCCAATATTCCGGTGGTTGATATTCCCATGGAATCAATGAAAATGGCGACGGCTGTAATTGCCACAGGCCCTATTATATTTGCATACCCGTTCGTTCAGAAGTATTTTATACAGGGCATTACCATCGGTGCAGTTAAGGGTTAG
- a CDS encoding ABC transporter substrate-binding protein — MEKRKKSLIRLFALFFAVVMAISVTACGKTTSGNDGNDNKNSNTSKTVTWGGKEIDISKFVTITHLSLGDKPTNGQYEAVKAEWDKYLKDKLNCALEIEYVGWTDYLTKYNLLLASGENLDLINTASDWLEMWPNAQRGAFLALNDLLPVYAPITWESIPEDHWAEVTFKGDIIAIPEDMYSQWINHGFMYRGDWAREIGITQPIKSWDEFQVYLQGVKDLYGDKGVIPYDISGASNMKEMYDGWTISKSSLICIDPVPDGLAYGKSDDEWWVVVSRYFPLDNGYDMLLDFATEMKEWADAGYWRDDVLNNTADTWTQFKAGLTGTRQHHTQTYVYAYKELEREIPGADLQFFPWSEESKNLTKMSITHGATAVGARCQNPERALMVYDLIRNDETMYRLFNWGIEGVQYIINEKGQRDLPEGYNTEQHSFSSNFWGGRMDKFELKYPSATIIDNWKEIYDNFESYAKPYRYGRFVFDKSSVESELAALSDVINRYLPAICVGKAGDPAAAVEAFRRELKLAGYDKVLEEVQRQLTEFKNSLD; from the coding sequence ATGGAAAAAAGGAAAAAAAGTCTCATAAGGCTTTTTGCACTTTTTTTCGCTGTTGTAATGGCAATTTCGGTTACAGCGTGCGGTAAGACAACTTCCGGAAATGACGGTAATGACAATAAAAACAGTAACACTTCTAAGACTGTGACTTGGGGTGGCAAGGAAATTGATATTTCAAAGTTTGTTACGATAACCCACCTGTCTCTGGGAGATAAACCTACGAACGGCCAGTATGAAGCTGTAAAGGCCGAATGGGACAAATACCTGAAAGACAAACTGAATTGTGCTCTTGAAATCGAATATGTAGGATGGACAGATTATCTCACTAAGTATAACCTGTTACTTGCCTCAGGCGAAAACCTTGACCTTATCAATACTGCTTCCGACTGGCTTGAAATGTGGCCTAATGCGCAAAGGGGAGCTTTTTTGGCACTGAATGATCTGTTACCGGTATATGCTCCGATTACCTGGGAATCAATTCCGGAGGATCACTGGGCTGAAGTTACCTTCAAGGGCGATATTATAGCCATTCCTGAAGATATGTATAGTCAATGGATTAACCATGGTTTTATGTACAGGGGCGATTGGGCAAGGGAAATAGGTATTACCCAGCCGATAAAATCCTGGGATGAATTCCAGGTTTATCTGCAGGGAGTTAAGGATCTTTACGGTGATAAGGGCGTTATTCCCTATGACATATCAGGTGCCTCAAACATGAAAGAGATGTATGACGGCTGGACGATCTCAAAATCATCACTGATATGCATAGATCCGGTACCCGACGGGCTTGCCTATGGAAAGTCCGATGACGAGTGGTGGGTTGTAGTATCCCGTTATTTCCCTCTTGATAACGGTTATGACATGCTTCTTGATTTTGCAACCGAAATGAAGGAATGGGCGGACGCGGGTTACTGGAGAGATGACGTACTCAACAATACCGCCGATACCTGGACTCAGTTTAAGGCCGGGCTTACCGGAACGCGCCAGCATCATACCCAGACATACGTATATGCATATAAGGAACTGGAAAGAGAGATACCTGGTGCAGATCTGCAGTTCTTCCCGTGGAGCGAAGAAAGCAAGAACCTGACGAAAATGTCGATTACCCACGGAGCGACAGCAGTAGGCGCAAGATGCCAAAATCCTGAAAGGGCGCTTATGGTATATGATTTAATTCGCAATGATGAAACCATGTACAGGCTTTTCAACTGGGGTATAGAAGGCGTACAGTACATTATAAACGAAAAGGGGCAAAGGGATCTGCCAGAAGGGTATAACACTGAACAGCACAGCTTTTCATCCAATTTCTGGGGCGGACGTATGGACAAATTTGAGCTGAAGTATCCGAGCGCAACCATTATAGACAACTGGAAAGAAATATATGATAATTTCGAAAGTTATGCAAAACCTTACAGATACGGTCGTTTTGTATTTGACAAATCTTCGGTGGAAAGTGAACTGGCGGCATTAAGCGATGTAATCAACAGGTACCTCCCTGCCATCTGTGTGGGCAAGGCAGGCGATCCGGCGGCTGCGGTTGAGGCTTTCAGAAGGGAGCTTAAACTGGCCGGCTATGACAAGGTACTTGAGGAAGTCCAGCGCCAGCTTACCGAATTCAAGAATTCTTTGGATTAA